Proteins found in one Zea mays cultivar B73 chromosome 1, Zm-B73-REFERENCE-NAM-5.0, whole genome shotgun sequence genomic segment:
- the LOC100382147 gene encoding Cactin — translation MPKRHRDSEGRQRSSSSRRRRSPSPSDSDAASSDYSGSPRRSRGRHRHRSRRRRDTPSTSSDASGSGSEDSRSDSGRRGRSGGRRRRNVTEEQIIEYMAKKAQKKAEKVAKKLKANSVSGYSNDSNPFGDPNLTEKFVWRKKIEHDVSQGQKVDFSVKSEKKKQLERMAEIEKVKKRREERAIEKAQHEEEMALIARERARAEFQDWEKKEEEFHFDQSKVRSEIRLREGRTKPIDVLLKNLSFSDEFDIELNEPYLVFKGLTVKEMEELCDDIKMHLDLDRESQTNVKYWEALMVVCEWELGEARKRDALDRARVRGEEPPPEVLAEERGLHASIEGDVKSLLDGKTSTELEDMQSQIESQMRSGTAKVVEYWEAILKRLHIYKAKACLREIHASILRKHLHRLEHPGAAEQDVDSEKEVDNKLEDEMHEDEDDKRYSPEPMPQQTDNEFEEADGSFSPQLMHGNEDEDAIDPEEDKAELDRKREAVVLEHQRKVQEAMKTKARVPDEMEMKAIKTMGAMEEGDAVFGAGAEVNLDSQVYWWHDKYRPRKPKYFNRVHTGYEWNKYNQTHYDHDNPPPKIVQGYKFNIFYPDLVDKSKAPTYSIEKDGSAGETCFIRFHAGPPYEDIAFRIVNKEWEYSHKKGFKCTFERGILHLYFNFKRYRYRR, via the exons ATGCCGAAGCGGCACCGCGACAGCGAGGGCCGGCAGCGGTCGTCGTCGTCGCGGCGGCGGCGCAGCCCGTCCCCGTCCGACTCGGACGCCGCCTCCTCCGATTACAGCGGCTCCCCCCGACGGAGCCGTGGACGCCACCGCCATAGGAGCCGCCGCCGGAGGGACACTCCGTCCACCTCCAGCGACGCGAGCGGCAGCGGGAGCGAGGATTCGAGGTCGGACTCCGGACGCCGAGGGAGGAGCGGCGGCCGGAGGCGCCGGAATGTCACCGAGGAGCAGATCATTGAGTACATGGCGAAGAAGGCGCAGAAGAAG GCAGAGAAGGTGGCGAAGAAGCTGAAAGCGAATTCGGTTTCAGGCTACTCCAACGATTCAAACCCCTTTGGTGATCCCAACCTGACAGAGAA GTTTGTGTGGCGAAAGAAGATAGAGCATGATGTATCTCAGGGACAGAAGGTGGACTTTTCTGTCAAATCCGAGAAGAAGAAACAGCTAGAAAGAATG GCTGAAATAGAGAAGGTTAAGAAAAGAAGGGAAGAAAGAGCTATTGAAAAGGCACAGCACGAAGAGGAAATG GCGTTAATAGCTAGAGAAAGAGCACGTGCAGAGTTTCAAGACTGGGAGAAGAAGGAGGAAGAG TTTCATTTTGACCAAAGCAAGGTCAGGTCTGAGATCAGGTTGCGGGAGGGGCGTACAAAGCCTATTGATGTTCTCCTTAAGAATCTTAGTTTCTCAGATGAATTTGACATTGAGTTAAATGAGCCTTATCTGGTGTTCAAG GGATTAACAGTGAAAGAAATGGAAGAGCTATGTGATGACATTAAGATGCATCTTGATCTGGACAGGGAAAGCCAAACAAATGTTAAGTACTGGGAG GCACTCATGGTGGTATGTGAATGGGAGCTAGGTGAGGCTCGGAAAAGAGATGCCCTAGATCGGGCTAGGGTCCGTGGTGAGGAACCACCACCTGAGGTTCTTGCAGAAGAGAGAGGTTTGCATGCAAGTATTGAGGGGGATGTAAAAAGTCTCCTGGATGGTAAAACTTCCACAGAGCTTGAAGATATGCAAAGTCAAATTGAGTCCCAAATGCGCTCTGGAACTGCGAAAGTTGTTGAATACTGGGAGGCTATTCTGAAACGGCTTCATATTTACAAAGCAAAG GCTTGCCTGAGGGAGATACATGCTTCTATCCTAAGGAAGCATTTACATCGATTGGAGCATCCTGGTGCTGCTGAACAGGATGTGGATTCTGAGAAAGAAGTTGATAATAAACTGGAGGATGAAATGCATGAGGACGAAG ATGATAAACGATATTCACCTGAGCCTATGCCTCAGCAGACAGATAACGAATTTGAAGAGGCAGATGGATCCTTTTCTCCACAGCTAATGCATggcaatgaagatgaagatgcaATTGATCCTGAAGAGGACAAAGCTGAGCTG GACCGAAAACGTGAAGCTGTAGTTttggagcatcaaagaaaagttcAGGAAGCCATGAAAACAAAGGCAAGAGTACCTGATGAGATGGAGATGAAGGCCATAAAAACAATGGGAGCTATGGAGGAAGGAGATGCAGTATTTGGTGCCGGTGCTGAAGTGAACCTTGATTCACAG GTGTACTGGTGGCACGACAAGTATCGACCAAGAAAGCCCAAGTACTTCAATCGGGTGCACACTGGATATGAATGGAATAAATACAACCAGACTCATTATGACCATGATAACCCACCACCGAAAATTGTCCAAGGCTACAAGTTCAATATATTTTACCCTGATCTTGTGGACAAATCGAAAGCACCAACATACAGTATAGAGAAAGATGGAAGCGCCGGAGAGACTTGCTTCATAAGATTTCACGCTGGACCTCCATACGAGGATATT GCTTTCCGTATTGTGAACAAGGAGTGGGAATACTCACACAAGAAGGGGTTCAAGTGTACTTTTGAGCGTGGGATTCTCCATCTCTATTTCAACTTCAAGCGTTACCGTTACAGGCGCTGA